The following proteins are co-located in the Sandaracinaceae bacterium genome:
- a CDS encoding tetratricopeptide repeat protein encodes MADRSRESKGERADHTAELSLGEMELFDPPTDEIEVLEEIDDSPPPVPRPGLGRPAKPKAAQATSTLPGATAGTPSAPPPPPKPRAQKEKPKKKAAKKKAAKSAAPPPPPESASASAPPTAAPVPELPDADLEAPPPPEAKPVDASAQELRVLCERQLATERDPERKARLSYELARLYEAELGDDSKAAEHYQAALHITPDHAAALRGARRTLARLGRHPALPALYDAEAAITREPAARARLLYAKARVMEEHLRQSGPALAAYREALELDPGNLVILKAIERALRRDKAWPELAALYEQLANAVEDASLKAAWTAVRAQLTETKLRDPVQAAALYEAALDIDPHATAALANVKRLGAAQKRWPQLVDALTREHALSSDPQTKLAILATIARIRERRLGDAEAAVDTLEAAVDASPGEASLLRELVRLHRSSGRHGAEIGALTRLYDVLTAGPERARVAYRTGQLHDQALGDGDRAAPWYGRALEAEPEHRGAALALIRIHEARERWAEAITVLEARAEALTAPRERADLHHRIGVLMETKLGRPEEASAHHARALGLTPEHHDAFEDLSRLHAAAGRWREVAELYERAIDRAPHDAEAIAWLFRLGGVLEDHLDEPAGALAAYARILERNPEHLGALHAAARAAQRAGEHARAVALIEKQAALTASESHRAAHRHRAAVLTADALGDPSAAARSLEALLKEQPAHRESLETLARIYAEAGKWDDLDRVYERLLPVVSTAKEKVRLHLQRGDLQETQLGDDAAAITAYAAALQHDPDCEAAREARLAALERAERWPELAEAMTERLGRLTSATDRARAYTELGALREERLEDREGALAAYESAIEAQPLHRPALDARERLLTDANEHTRLSEVLKEEADRLDDPFLEVQAALRAALILSEQGAANAALDAFRPVFSKRPDHVGALLAVEDLYARTRDDVGLAATYEKMANVLADPKAKLAALSELARARAATDQEVTSVRRRILKLAGDDAAALEALAEEAEKNGEKDTALAMQARLASTSTDPRVGAHHQSRVGAMLLDEGDGQGALAAFRAALALDPQSLTATRGLTRAARRAQSPEALRAAAKHESEVTRDRELAVSLLLEAARLAHESGEGEASAADYEHALSIAPENEDAARGLVSMLIGLQQFARLIELLTRAAHAAKDPARVAALHLECARLQAEARRDLPAAVAAAERALAALPGDRAAQAQLALHLEQNGQWEEAAEALEAVIGKAREGALVDAHLRLARIAEKRLGDTDRAVRSLRAVLARDEQSEEALAALVRLERAKGRDEEALRLAKKLISVVSDPNRKAETLAELAELEKARGEGAAAAAHAMGAVGIQGPNGAGARVYKGLIAHAPEHASWDHYATALMGYLESARGIGGDVAATYLELAHVQGEALNRPDRAISTLREGVDACPEDEAVALTLVRTLQSVDAGDKAIAELRRILAINVRRPRAWRAMADAVRKSGEPDGAAVVLAPLLAMSEATEDETRTVAGRRARVAVAPPGILGEQGLGQLASTAVLGTTAAQILSSLDGVFGKLEGVDLERWGVSKRDRLRQGDPDPLRAYVDRIGAIFGIPELDVYEVENGRLDRATVLAGSPPVLLVPSSVAHARDAVLAFQLARPLALLSRHLHPLDAVPDETTLHMLAGAARQYDPTFTYEGIDESLLDVETKRVGKAIGFFSRGRIQDAATSFAADPTPDLRGWATNARRMAARAALLVCDDLLAAIEALGEDLGPDNTASDLARFWVSDPAFRFRRAVASRI; translated from the coding sequence TCGTACGAGCTCGCGCGCCTCTACGAAGCCGAGCTGGGCGACGACTCGAAGGCGGCCGAGCACTATCAAGCCGCGCTGCACATCACGCCTGATCACGCGGCCGCGCTGCGGGGCGCCCGTCGGACCCTCGCGCGGCTGGGTCGCCACCCCGCCCTGCCCGCGCTGTACGACGCGGAGGCGGCCATCACGCGGGAGCCCGCCGCCCGTGCGCGGCTGCTCTACGCGAAGGCGCGCGTCATGGAGGAGCACCTCCGTCAGTCGGGGCCCGCCCTGGCCGCGTACCGCGAGGCGCTCGAGCTCGATCCCGGCAACCTCGTGATCCTCAAGGCGATCGAGCGCGCGCTGCGGCGGGACAAGGCGTGGCCCGAGCTGGCCGCGCTCTACGAGCAGCTCGCCAACGCGGTGGAGGACGCGTCGCTCAAGGCGGCGTGGACCGCGGTGCGCGCGCAGCTCACCGAGACCAAGCTGCGAGATCCCGTGCAGGCGGCGGCGCTGTACGAGGCCGCGCTCGACATCGACCCGCACGCGACGGCCGCGCTCGCGAACGTCAAGCGTCTGGGCGCGGCGCAGAAGCGCTGGCCCCAGCTCGTCGACGCGTTGACGCGGGAGCACGCGCTGAGCAGCGACCCGCAGACCAAGCTGGCCATCCTGGCCACGATCGCGCGGATCCGGGAGCGACGGCTCGGTGACGCGGAGGCGGCGGTCGACACCCTCGAGGCCGCGGTCGACGCGAGCCCCGGAGAGGCCTCGCTCCTTCGGGAGCTCGTCCGGCTCCATCGCTCGAGCGGGCGGCACGGGGCGGAGATCGGCGCGCTCACGAGACTGTACGACGTCTTGACCGCGGGCCCCGAGCGCGCGCGGGTCGCGTACCGCACGGGCCAGCTCCACGACCAGGCCCTCGGCGACGGAGACCGGGCCGCGCCGTGGTACGGCCGCGCGCTCGAGGCCGAGCCCGAGCACCGCGGCGCCGCGCTGGCGCTGATCCGCATCCACGAGGCGCGGGAGCGCTGGGCCGAGGCGATCACCGTGCTCGAGGCGCGCGCCGAGGCGCTCACCGCGCCGCGCGAGCGCGCCGATCTCCACCACCGGATCGGCGTCTTGATGGAGACGAAGCTCGGGCGCCCGGAGGAGGCGTCCGCGCATCACGCCCGCGCGCTCGGCCTGACCCCCGAGCACCACGACGCGTTCGAAGACCTCTCCCGCCTCCACGCCGCGGCGGGCCGCTGGCGCGAGGTCGCGGAGCTCTACGAGCGCGCGATCGACCGCGCGCCGCACGACGCCGAGGCGATCGCCTGGCTCTTCCGCCTCGGCGGGGTGCTCGAAGATCACCTCGACGAGCCGGCCGGCGCGCTGGCCGCGTACGCGCGCATCCTGGAGCGGAACCCCGAGCACCTCGGCGCGCTCCACGCCGCGGCGCGCGCGGCGCAGCGCGCGGGAGAGCACGCGCGCGCGGTCGCGCTCATCGAGAAGCAGGCGGCCCTCACGGCGAGCGAGTCCCACCGCGCCGCGCACCGACACCGCGCCGCCGTGCTCACGGCGGACGCCCTGGGCGACCCCTCCGCCGCGGCGCGCTCGCTCGAGGCGCTCCTGAAGGAGCAGCCCGCGCACCGGGAGAGCCTGGAGACGCTGGCCCGCATCTACGCCGAGGCGGGCAAGTGGGACGACCTGGATCGCGTCTACGAGCGCCTGCTCCCGGTGGTCTCCACCGCGAAAGAGAAGGTGCGGCTCCATCTGCAGCGCGGCGACCTGCAAGAGACGCAGCTGGGCGACGACGCGGCCGCCATCACCGCCTACGCCGCGGCGCTCCAGCACGATCCCGACTGCGAGGCGGCCCGCGAGGCGCGCCTCGCCGCGCTCGAGCGCGCCGAGCGCTGGCCCGAGCTCGCCGAGGCGATGACCGAGCGGCTCGGGCGGCTCACGTCGGCCACCGATCGCGCCCGCGCCTACACGGAGCTCGGCGCGCTTCGCGAGGAGCGCCTGGAGGACCGCGAGGGCGCGCTCGCGGCGTACGAGTCGGCCATCGAGGCTCAGCCGCTCCACCGCCCGGCGCTGGACGCGCGCGAGCGGCTGCTCACCGACGCGAACGAGCACACGCGCCTGTCGGAGGTCTTGAAGGAGGAGGCCGACCGCCTCGACGATCCGTTCCTCGAGGTGCAGGCGGCGCTGCGCGCGGCGCTGATCCTCTCCGAGCAGGGCGCGGCCAACGCGGCGCTCGACGCGTTCCGGCCCGTCTTCTCGAAGCGGCCCGATCACGTCGGCGCGCTGCTCGCGGTGGAGGACCTCTACGCGCGCACCCGGGACGACGTGGGCCTCGCCGCCACCTACGAGAAGATGGCGAACGTGCTCGCGGATCCGAAGGCGAAGCTCGCCGCGCTGAGCGAGCTCGCGCGGGCGCGCGCCGCGACCGATCAAGAGGTCACCTCCGTCCGGCGTCGCATCCTGAAGCTCGCGGGCGACGACGCGGCCGCCCTCGAGGCGCTGGCCGAGGAGGCCGAGAAGAACGGGGAGAAGGACACCGCGCTCGCGATGCAGGCGCGGCTCGCCTCGACCTCGACCGACCCCCGGGTCGGCGCCCATCACCAGAGCCGCGTCGGCGCGATGCTGCTCGACGAGGGCGACGGGCAAGGCGCGCTGGCCGCCTTCCGCGCCGCGCTCGCGCTCGATCCCCAGAGCCTCACGGCCACCCGCGGGCTCACCCGCGCCGCGCGCCGCGCGCAGAGCCCCGAAGCGCTGCGCGCCGCCGCGAAGCACGAGTCGGAGGTCACGCGGGACCGGGAGCTGGCGGTCAGCCTCCTGCTCGAGGCGGCCCGGTTGGCCCACGAGTCCGGCGAGGGCGAGGCGTCCGCGGCCGACTACGAGCACGCGCTGTCGATCGCCCCGGAGAACGAAGACGCCGCGCGCGGGCTCGTCTCCATGCTCATCGGGCTCCAGCAGTTCGCGCGGCTCATCGAGCTCTTGACCCGCGCGGCGCACGCGGCGAAGGACCCCGCCCGTGTGGCCGCGCTGCACCTCGAGTGCGCGCGGTTGCAGGCCGAGGCCCGGCGCGATCTGCCCGCCGCGGTCGCCGCGGCCGAGCGCGCCCTGGCCGCCCTGCCCGGCGATCGGGCGGCGCAGGCGCAGCTCGCCCTGCACCTCGAGCAGAACGGACAGTGGGAGGAGGCGGCCGAGGCGCTCGAGGCGGTCATCGGCAAGGCCCGCGAGGGAGCGCTCGTCGACGCCCACCTCCGGCTCGCGCGCATCGCCGAGAAGCGGCTCGGCGACACCGACCGCGCCGTCCGGAGCCTGCGCGCGGTGCTCGCGCGCGACGAGCAGAGCGAGGAGGCCCTCGCGGCGCTCGTCCGCCTCGAGCGCGCCAAGGGCCGGGACGAGGAGGCGCTCCGGCTCGCCAAGAAGCTCATCTCGGTGGTGTCGGATCCGAACCGCAAGGCCGAGACCCTGGCCGAGCTCGCGGAGCTGGAGAAGGCGCGCGGAGAGGGCGCGGCCGCGGCTGCGCACGCGATGGGCGCGGTGGGGATCCAGGGCCCAAACGGCGCCGGCGCGCGCGTCTACAAGGGCCTCATCGCTCACGCGCCCGAGCACGCGAGCTGGGACCACTACGCGACCGCGCTCATGGGCTACCTCGAGTCCGCGCGCGGCATCGGCGGCGACGTCGCGGCCACCTACCTCGAGCTCGCGCACGTGCAGGGGGAGGCGCTCAACCGACCGGACCGCGCGATCTCGACCTTGCGGGAGGGCGTCGACGCGTGCCCGGAGGACGAGGCCGTCGCGCTGACCCTCGTGCGCACCCTCCAGTCGGTGGACGCGGGCGACAAGGCCATCGCCGAGCTGCGGCGCATCCTCGCCATCAACGTGCGCCGGCCGCGAGCGTGGCGCGCGATGGCCGACGCGGTCCGCAAGAGCGGCGAGCCCGACGGCGCCGCGGTGGTGCTCGCGCCGCTCCTCGCGATGAGCGAGGCGACCGAAGACGAGACGCGCACCGTCGCGGGGCGGCGCGCGCGCGTCGCCGTCGCGCCCCCCGGCATCCTCGGCGAGCAGGGCCTCGGGCAGCTCGCGTCCACCGCGGTGCTCGGCACGACCGCGGCGCAGATCCTCTCCTCGCTCGACGGCGTGTTCGGCAAGCTCGAAGGCGTCGACCTCGAGCGCTGGGGCGTCAGCAAGCGGGACCGCCTGCGCCAGGGAGACCCCGACCCCCTGCGCGCGTACGTCGACCGCATCGGCGCGATCTTCGGCATCCCGGAGCTCGACGTCTACGAGGTGGAGAACGGCCGGCTCGACCGCGCGACGGTGCTGGCGGGGAGCCCCCCGGTGCTGCTGGTGCCGAGCTCGGTCGCGCACGCTCGCGACGCGGTCCTCGCGTTCCAGCTCGCGCGCCCCCTCGCGCTCCTCAGCCGTCACCTCCACCCGCTCGACGCGGTGCCCGACGAGACGACCCTGCACATGCTCGCGGGGGCGGCGCGCCAGTACGACCCGACCTTCACCTACGAGGGCATCGACGAGTCGCTGCTCGACGTGGAGACCAAGCGCGTGGGCAAGGCGATCGGCTTCTTCAGCCGCGGACGGATCCAGGACGCGGCGACGAGCTTCGCCGCCGACCCCACGCCCGATCTGCGCGGGTGGGCGACGAACGCGCGGCGCATGGCCGCCCGCGCCGCGCTGCTCGTCTGCGACGATCTGCTCGCCGCCATCGAGGCCCTCGGCGAGGACCTCGGGCCTGACAACACGGCGAGCGATCTCGCACGCTTCTGGGTCTCCGACCCGGCGTTCCGGTTCCGCCGGGCCGTCGCCTCGAGGATCTGA